In the genome of Chryseobacterium oryzae, one region contains:
- the murG gene encoding undecaprenyldiphospho-muramoylpentapeptide beta-N-acetylglucosaminyltransferase, giving the protein MNKKLKVLLSGGGTGGHIFPAIAIADEIKKRFPDAEFLFIGANGKMEMEKVPQAGYKIEGLNIAGFDRGNLLKNIGLPFKLISSLLKAKKIIKSFKPDFAVGTGGFASGPALFMAAKMGIPTFIQEQNSLPGKTNTANGKKAKAVFTAYPNMEKFFPTSKVFFLGNPIRENIVSGMQETAQAKEKLGLDKDKLTILSVGGSLGSRTLNNGWKLNLENLKEKGHQLIWQTGTLDYKDLSSYLQLPASIQLKEFIKDMETAYSAADIIVSRAGAIAISELAVAQKPVLLVPYPFAAEDHQTKNAMNLVEKNAARMVKDSEMKEKFWTTLSEICENENVRKEMSENLKYFAKPNAAKEIVDEILKEL; this is encoded by the coding sequence ATGAACAAAAAACTAAAAGTATTGTTATCCGGAGGCGGAACAGGAGGACACATCTTCCCGGCAATCGCTATTGCAGACGAAATCAAAAAAAGGTTTCCCGATGCAGAATTTTTGTTCATCGGAGCCAACGGGAAAATGGAAATGGAAAAAGTTCCACAAGCGGGTTATAAAATAGAAGGATTAAATATCGCAGGTTTCGACAGAGGAAATTTGCTTAAAAATATTGGCTTGCCATTCAAACTTATTTCGAGTTTGCTTAAAGCTAAAAAAATTATAAAAAGTTTTAAACCAGATTTCGCAGTTGGAACAGGAGGTTTCGCAAGCGGTCCGGCATTGTTTATGGCTGCAAAAATGGGAATTCCTACTTTTATTCAGGAGCAGAATTCCTTACCAGGGAAAACCAATACAGCCAACGGAAAAAAAGCAAAAGCAGTTTTTACGGCTTATCCGAACATGGAGAAATTTTTCCCCACTTCGAAAGTTTTTTTCCTTGGAAATCCTATTCGGGAGAATATTGTTTCGGGAATGCAGGAAACTGCTCAGGCAAAAGAAAAATTGGGGCTGGATAAAGATAAACTTACAATTTTATCGGTGGGCGGCTCTTTAGGTTCAAGAACATTAAATAATGGCTGGAAACTCAATTTAGAAAACCTGAAAGAAAAAGGTCATCAATTGATTTGGCAAACCGGAACTTTGGATTATAAAGATTTATCTTCTTATCTCCAGCTTCCAGCTTCCATTCAGTTGAAAGAATTCATCAAAGATATGGAAACTGCCTATTCTGCTGCAGATATCATTGTTTCGAGAGCCGGAGCGATTGCCATTTCAGAATTGGCAGTGGCACAGAAACCTGTTTTATTGGTTCCTTACCCTTTTGCGGCGGAAGATCATCAAACCAAAAATGCAATGAATCTGGTTGAAAAAAATGCAGCAAGAATGGTAAAAGATTCAGAAATGAAAGAAAAATTCTGGACTACTTTATCAGAAATCTGCGAAAACGAAAATGTAAGAAAAGAAATGTCTGAAAATCTGAAATATTTTGCCAAACCAAATGCGGCAAAAGAGATTGTAGATGAGATTTTAAAAGAACTGTAA
- a CDS encoding cell division protein FtsQ/DivIB, which yields MKNKYRILKIAITVIILGFLLSFSLKKFSSQKITDNKISVKMNEKTPVYFIDEKDIREIVNKENPSRKVGDLNIPELEKKINALPAVDSANVYLNLNGKLNLDIKQRVPVFRLNKNGKDFYVDEKGVEFPISKTYSHPCMLVTGNVGKEEYKKLAELVEKIDKDEFSKKYFIGISRDNNDDYNLLTSEGNYKVEIGDLDNIDFKVKGFKTFVEKYLVYQDPQKYKMISVKYQNQIVTTLNPYFKENDSILKAGHKDLAKVPVATSVQEKKPEISIKKEEKKVSSTLPKAKEKEKPKTAAKPKTEAKPKEKKSTVKPKGKVKIE from the coding sequence ATGAAAAATAAATACAGAATATTAAAAATTGCCATTACAGTAATCATTCTTGGTTTTCTGCTAAGTTTCTCGTTGAAGAAATTCAGCAGTCAGAAGATTACAGACAATAAAATATCTGTAAAAATGAATGAGAAAACTCCGGTATATTTTATTGATGAAAAAGACATCCGTGAGATTGTAAATAAAGAAAACCCTTCAAGAAAAGTAGGAGATCTTAACATTCCAGAGCTGGAAAAGAAGATTAATGCACTTCCTGCGGTAGACAGCGCAAATGTTTATCTTAACTTGAATGGAAAACTCAATTTAGACATTAAACAGAGAGTTCCGGTTTTCAGACTGAATAAAAACGGAAAAGATTTTTATGTAGACGAAAAAGGGGTAGAGTTTCCGATTTCAAAAACCTATTCTCATCCCTGTATGTTGGTAACAGGCAATGTCGGTAAAGAAGAATATAAAAAACTGGCAGAACTGGTAGAGAAAATTGATAAGGATGAATTCAGTAAAAAATATTTTATCGGGATTTCCAGAGATAATAATGACGATTACAATCTTCTTACCAGTGAAGGAAATTACAAAGTGGAAATTGGAGATTTAGATAATATAGATTTTAAAGTAAAAGGATTTAAAACCTTTGTAGAAAAATATCTGGTTTATCAGGATCCACAGAAATATAAAATGATCTCTGTAAAATATCAGAACCAGATTGTAACTACGCTAAATCCTTATTTTAAAGAGAATGACAGTATTCTGAAAGCTGGGCACAAAGATTTGGCGAAAGTTCCCGTTGCAACTTCAGTTCAGGAAAAGAAACCTGAAATAAGCATCAAAAAGGAAGAGAAGAAGGTAAGTTCAACACTTCCGAAAGCAAAAGAAAAAGAAAAACCCAAAACGGCTGCAAAGCCTAAAACTGAAGCAAAACCGAAAGAAAAAAAATCTACGGTAAAGCCAAAAGGAAAAGTTAAAATAGAATAA
- the ftsA gene encoding cell division protein FtsA → MENQEYSVGLDIGTTKIVAIVGRRNAHGKIEVLGVGKAKSLGVHKGIVNNISQTINSIKAAVSEAQSSAGVPIKKVTVGIAGKHIRSLQHSDYIMREHPDKFITDDDIEALKDQVKKLVMLPGEEIIHVLPQEYKVDSEGEIQEPVGMHGKRLEANFHVVVGQMGSIRNIARCVREAGLEMEALTLEPLASSEAVLTKEEKEAGVAIVDIGGGTTDIAIFKDNIIRHTCVIPYGGGIITEDIKEGCSIIEKHAEQLKVKFGSAVPELEKDSTFVTIPGLHGRPDKEISLKTLAQIINARVEEILEMVNTELKAYGAFEQKKKLIAGIVLTGGGSNLKHLRQLANYTTGFDSRIGFANEYIANDKNQYLKGPEFATSIGLLMESLKIRDKKTTVIDEIIETKVEAKAEEKQQTVNETTVSQQIVAIDEMKEEVKVQQPAKPSKPTFGQSLMEKVKKFFEEVE, encoded by the coding sequence ATGGAAAATCAAGAGTATTCAGTAGGTCTGGACATTGGGACAACAAAAATTGTCGCCATTGTCGGAAGGAGGAATGCACACGGGAAAATAGAAGTTCTCGGTGTTGGTAAAGCCAAAAGTCTTGGAGTACACAAAGGGATTGTGAATAATATTTCGCAGACTATTAATTCAATTAAAGCGGCTGTGTCCGAAGCACAGTCTAGCGCAGGTGTTCCCATAAAGAAAGTAACAGTAGGAATTGCAGGTAAACATATCCGTTCTTTGCAACATTCCGATTACATTATGCGAGAACATCCGGATAAATTTATTACCGATGATGATATAGAAGCATTAAAAGATCAGGTAAAAAAACTGGTTATGCTTCCGGGAGAAGAAATTATCCATGTTCTTCCTCAGGAATATAAAGTAGATTCTGAAGGGGAAATTCAGGAGCCGGTTGGTATGCACGGAAAACGTTTGGAAGCCAATTTCCATGTGGTTGTAGGGCAAATGGGAAGCATCCGAAATATCGCAAGATGTGTTAGAGAAGCCGGTTTAGAGATGGAAGCACTTACTTTGGAGCCTTTGGCATCTTCAGAAGCTGTTTTAACCAAAGAAGAAAAAGAAGCAGGAGTTGCCATTGTAGATATTGGTGGTGGAACTACAGATATTGCTATTTTTAAAGATAATATTATCCGTCATACCTGTGTAATTCCTTATGGTGGAGGAATTATTACCGAAGATATTAAAGAAGGCTGTTCAATCATAGAAAAACATGCAGAGCAATTAAAGGTAAAATTTGGTTCAGCGGTTCCGGAATTAGAGAAAGACAGTACATTTGTTACCATTCCAGGGCTTCACGGAAGACCGGATAAAGAAATTTCTCTTAAAACTTTAGCACAGATTATTAATGCAAGAGTTGAGGAGATTCTAGAAATGGTGAACACCGAATTAAAAGCATATGGTGCCTTCGAACAAAAGAAAAAACTGATTGCAGGAATTGTACTTACCGGTGGTGGTTCTAATTTGAAACATCTTCGTCAGCTTGCAAATTATACCACAGGATTCGATAGTAGAATTGGTTTTGCAAATGAGTATATTGCCAACGATAAAAATCAGTATCTTAAAGGGCCGGAATTTGCCACTTCAATAGGGTTGCTAATGGAGAGTTTGAAAATCAGAGATAAGAAAACTACCGTTATTGATGAAATTATTGAAACCAAGGTTGAAGCTAAAGCAGAAGAAAAGCAGCAAACAGTAAACGAAACTACGGTTTCCCAACAGATTGTTGCTATAGACGAAATGAAAGAGGAAGTGAAAGTTCAGCAGCCTGCAAAACCGTCTAAACCAACATTTGGACAGTCTTTAATGGAGAAAG
- the murC gene encoding UDP-N-acetylmuramate--L-alanine ligase: MNNLETYQNFYFVGVGGIGMSALARYFHASGKKVSGYDKTNTKLTQTLMNEGIDIVFEDVIDIKITSLQKENTLVIYTPAIKKLGILDYFNENQFEVLKRAKVLGLITENTDCIAVAGTHGKTTTSTLVSHLCKEADLPFSCFLGGISENFKSNFLYNGNRYSVVEADEYDRSFLNLSPDWAVITSIDADHLDIYGDKNTIEEGFREFAALVPEDKQLFVRKGIEIGRAHNTYAVNEKADYFSDNLRMDHDKIYFDFHTATETVKDFVWEIPGIHNVENATAAIAILHNLGVDFETLKKAIANFKGIKRRYTKHIYPNGKIYIDDYAHHPTEIDAVVGSIKTFYPDKKLLVVFQPHLFSRTRDFADGFAESLSKSEELILLDIYPARELQENFEGITSDWLLEKVTLDKKEISNLSDAFNKIKEKDFDILLTVGAGNIDTLYDPICEWLSSVQTVV; encoded by the coding sequence ATGAACAATTTAGAAACATATCAAAATTTTTACTTCGTTGGAGTCGGAGGTATCGGGATGAGTGCTTTGGCGCGCTATTTCCATGCCTCGGGCAAAAAAGTTTCAGGCTATGATAAAACCAACACCAAACTCACTCAGACTTTAATGAATGAGGGAATTGATATTGTTTTTGAAGATGTTATTGATATTAAAATCACATCACTTCAGAAAGAAAATACATTGGTAATCTATACTCCTGCAATCAAAAAACTGGGGATTTTAGACTATTTTAATGAAAATCAGTTTGAAGTTTTAAAAAGAGCAAAAGTTTTAGGTTTAATTACAGAAAATACAGATTGCATCGCAGTTGCAGGAACCCACGGTAAGACTACAACTTCCACTTTGGTTTCGCATTTGTGTAAAGAAGCAGATTTGCCGTTTTCATGTTTTTTAGGTGGAATATCCGAGAATTTTAAATCGAATTTTCTTTATAATGGAAATCGGTATTCTGTAGTTGAAGCTGATGAATACGACAGAAGTTTCCTCAATCTTTCTCCGGATTGGGCGGTAATTACGTCAATAGATGCAGATCATTTGGACATCTACGGCGACAAAAATACCATTGAGGAAGGTTTCAGAGAGTTTGCGGCTTTGGTTCCTGAAGATAAACAACTTTTTGTAAGAAAAGGAATTGAAATCGGAAGAGCACATAATACGTATGCAGTAAATGAAAAAGCAGATTATTTTTCGGATAATTTGAGGATGGATCATGATAAGATTTATTTTGATTTTCATACGGCGACAGAAACAGTAAAAGATTTTGTGTGGGAAATTCCGGGAATTCATAATGTAGAAAACGCAACGGCTGCCATTGCTATTTTGCACAATTTAGGAGTAGATTTTGAAACTTTGAAGAAGGCGATTGCCAATTTTAAAGGAATTAAAAGAAGATATACCAAACATATTTATCCTAATGGTAAAATTTATATTGATGACTATGCACATCATCCCACAGAAATAGATGCGGTGGTAGGTTCAATAAAAACATTTTACCCGGATAAAAAATTATTGGTGGTTTTTCAGCCGCATTTATTCAGCAGAACCAGAGATTTTGCAGATGGATTTGCTGAAAGCCTGAGTAAATCCGAAGAATTGATTTTGCTTGATATTTATCCGGCAAGAGAACTTCAGGAGAATTTTGAGGGGATCACTTCAGATTGGCTGCTAGAAAAAGTGACTTTGGATAAAAAAGAAATTTCAAACTTATCCGATGCTTTTAATAAGATAAAAGAAAAAGATTTTGATATTTTGCTCACGGTAGGGGCAGGAAATATAGATACACTATATGATCCGATTTGTGAATGGTTAAGCTCTGTGCAAACTGTAGTATAG